The Pseudomonadota bacterium genome contains the following window.
GCTGACACGCACCGGTTAATTCGTGGGTTGAGAGTGTCTCGGGTCGGGCGCTGTTCATCGGACGGCCGATGGGCAAAGTGCGGCGGTTATTGGGGTTTCGCAGCGTGGGACTTGCCAGCTATGAGAAAGCCGTGGTCTGAGCTATCCCGGGTTTCGCGGACAGTTTAGTTAAGCACCTCCGCACCATTTTCTCTCAACTTGCTCGGGGGTGCGATAGCCGAGCGACTGGTGAATGCGTTTGCGGTTGTAGAACAATTCGATGTAATCGAAGATTGCCGCTCTCGCTTCATCCCGTGTCTTGAAGTCGCAGTGGTGGATCAATTCATTCTTTAGGTTCGAGAAGAAGCTCTCCGCCACCGCATTGTCCTGCGGCGCCTTCCTGCCGTTCATGCTGGGTACGATACGGTGTGCCGCCATGACTTCGCGATAGGGTCTGCTGTTGTACTCCGGCCCGCGATCGGTGTGGTGAATCAAACCTGGCGCAGGGCGGTGGTGTTGCAAGGCCATCATCAGCGCGCCCACGTGCAAGGCTTGTCCGAGGCGGTGATCCATCGCCCAGCCGACGACCCGGCGGGAGAACAAGTCCAGCAAGACGGCCAGGTGCAACCAACCTTCGCGGGTGCGGATGAACGTCATATCACCCGACCAGACGCGGTTGGGTATCGGGGCATTGAAGTATCGCACCAGCAAGTCAGGTGCTGGCGCTGCCGTCTTGTGATGCTCGACGGTGAGGCGTTGGCGCTGCCGGCGTTTGGCTTCGATACTGCCTTCGCGCCGCAGCCGCGCGACACGATGCTTGCCGCAGGCGATGCCTCGCTCATTGAGCGCGCGCCAGGTCTTCACGGCGCCATAGGCTTCACGGTGTTCGACATGAACTCGGCGAATCTCGACCAGCCGTTGTCGATCTGCCCGGATGCGGGCACAGACCGGTCGATTCAGCCACGCGTGGAACCCGCTCTTCGATACACCCAGCAGCGCGCACAGCCCTGAGACCGGAAACCGCTGATGATGGTCACGGATGAAGCCGTACTTCACGGCAGTTCCTTCGCGAAGTACGCCGCGGCTTTTTTTTAAAATGTCGCGCTCCTCGCTGACGCGCTTCAATTCGCGGCGAAGACGCTCGACTTCGGAATATTCAACCAACGGCTTGGCGCCAGGACCTCGAAACGCCCCAGCCTCTCCCTTGAACCGGAGCTGCGCCTGCCACTTGTGCAGCTGATTGCGGCGAATGCCCAATTCCAACGCAATCTGCGTGGCCGGCTTCTGACCCGCCTCCAGCAGCTTCACCGCTTCCAGTTTGAATTCCTTCGTGAAGCGCGCACGCTTGCGGTCCGGATTGACCTTCTCGACTGCCTTTCCCATTTGACACCTCCATCGGTATTGTCTACCTTCAAAAGTGTCCACAAAATCCGGGATAGCTCAGTCTGTCCCTGCTACCAG
Protein-coding sequences here:
- a CDS encoding IS3 family transposase, encoding MKLLEAGQKPATQIALELGIRRNQLHKWQAQLRFKGEAGAFRGPGAKPLVEYSEVERLRRELKRVSEERDILKKSRGVLREGTAVKYGFIRDHHQRFPVSGLCALLGVSKSGFHAWLNRPVCARIRADRQRLVEIRRVHVEHREAYGAVKTWRALNERGIACGKHRVARLRREGSIEAKRRQRQRLTVEHHKTAAPAPDLLVRYFNAPIPNRVWSGDMTFIRTREGWLHLAVLLDLFSRRVVGWAMDHRLGQALHVGALMMALQHHRPAPGLIHHTDRGPEYNSRPYREVMAAHRIVPSMNGRKAPQDNAVAESFFSNLKNELIHHCDFKTRDEARAAIFDYIELFYNRKRIHQSLGYRTPEQVERKWCGGA